The genome window TTCCGGCGATCTCACCAACATCATCTATTCATTGGCAGAAGACGGACACGAGGTGCTTCCAGAGAAAATGGTTACGGTCGGGGCAGGCGAATTCTGTTATGTCGCTCCCAAAGAGATCCACGCCATCCGTAATCAGGGTGAAACCCCCGTCGTCTCCCTCAATGCCTATACACCACCACTGAATAAATGCAAGAAATATGAAAAAACAGGTAATGCTATAATTTAACATATGTACCTGTTTTTCCTTCCATGACTATAGAAAACTCCCCTCCGCCAGGCAGCAAGCATCCGGATCGATGCGTGCTTGCACGTTGCCCAGCAGAGGGGAGTCTGTCTATTTTTCTATTTCTTTTTCACCGTGATCGTCCAAGAAGCATCATCGAGCTGCTCATAATTCATTATGGAGTGCCCGGATTCCGCTGCCCAGCGCGGAATGCTCTCTGTCGCCTGCGTGCAGTCAAATTCAATCACCAGTTCATCACCGCTGGGCAATGTCTCCATCTTTTCTTTCGCCTCGATCAGCGGGAAGGGACATACCATGCCCAGCACAGCCAGTTTGTGTTGCATCTACCTTTCCTCCTAAGCCGTTGTCATGCTTGCGCTATGTTGTTTCTTCGCTTGAATACGGGGGCGAACATACACGAAATACGAAGCCGTCCACGTACCCAAAATGATAAAGATCAAGGAAACCCAGCCCTGCCACGTCATCATCGCTGTCATGACCAGACCGTTCCCAATCGAGCATCCGCCAGCCAGGCTTGCACCGAATCCCATCAGGATCCCGCCGGAAAAACTGGAAACCGTCGTCTTTGCGTCTGGAGCACGGAAGCGGAACTCCCTGCTCGCCTTGGCCACAAGAAATGAACCAACCAGGATACCCAGAACGAGGAATACTCCCCAGTT of Brevibacillus choshinensis contains these proteins:
- a CDS encoding sulfurtransferase TusA family protein; this translates as MQHKLAVLGMVCPFPLIEAKEKMETLPSGDELVIEFDCTQATESIPRWAAESGHSIMNYEQLDDASWTITVKKK